A genomic stretch from Streptomyces sp. QL37 includes:
- a CDS encoding DUF2637 domain-containing protein, whose translation MSRKIRLDAVLVQAVIAGALSFSHLHDLAEAAGQDGWKAWAYPISVDLLLVAAWRRMRTHADNRAAWIWFVIALTASLGANIATAGLLDLDNVPAWLRILVAGWPALAFLGGTLLAHTPATPEPTAPASAPLTGPDPEPAPDVTVERAPELPPASAPAAASAPAKAPPSVAVPPALLDHARKVADTHHATTGARIDSATLRARLGVPAPLADAITAQLA comes from the coding sequence ATGTCCCGCAAGATCCGCCTCGACGCCGTACTCGTTCAAGCCGTCATTGCCGGTGCGCTGTCGTTCTCCCACCTGCATGACCTTGCCGAAGCAGCCGGACAGGACGGCTGGAAAGCCTGGGCCTACCCGATCAGCGTGGACCTGCTCCTCGTCGCCGCCTGGCGCCGCATGCGCACCCACGCCGACAACCGCGCCGCCTGGATCTGGTTCGTCATCGCCCTCACCGCATCACTGGGCGCGAACATCGCCACCGCCGGACTCCTCGACCTCGACAACGTCCCCGCCTGGCTCCGCATCCTCGTCGCCGGCTGGCCCGCCCTCGCATTCCTCGGCGGCACCCTCCTCGCCCACACCCCTGCGACACCCGAGCCCACAGCCCCGGCGTCTGCACCGCTGACTGGTCCAGACCCCGAACCGGCCCCGGACGTCACGGTGGAGCGGGCCCCCGAACTCCCGCCGGCCTCTGCTCCGGCTGCTGCCTCGGCTCCGGCGAAAGCGCCGCCGAGTGTGGCTGTTCCGCCGGCCCTGCTCGACCACGCCCGGAAGGTCGCTGACACGCATCACGCGACGACCGGTGCCCGGATCGACTCGGCCACCCTCCGCGCCCGCCTCGGCGTCCCCGCCCCACTCGCCGACGCCATCACCGCCCAACTCGCCTAA